Sequence from the Rhodococcus jostii RHA1 genome:
GCCGCCGAGGCTGACCGCCGCCGCTCCGGCCGCGAACCACGCGGGGACGTCCTCGATGCCCACCCCACCCGAGGGAACCACCTGGATGTCGGGGAAGGGGCCGCGCAGGTGCCCGATGTACTCCGGCCCGACCACCGACGCCGGGAACAGCTTCACGGCAGTCGCACCCGCGTGCCATCCGTTCCACAGTTCGGTCGGGGTGAATCCGCCCGGGTAGATCGGAACTCCGGCACGCACGGCGGTGGCGATGACGTCGAGGTTGGTCGTCGGGGTCACGAGGTAGTCGGCACCCACGTCGAGGGCGGCGCGGGCCTGGTCGACGGTGGTGACCGTCCCGACCCCGATCTCGACGCCGTCGGGTGCGGCGCGCCGGATGCTGTTCAGGGACTCGAGGGTGCCCGGCGTGCTCATCGTCAGCTCGACGGCGCGCACCCCGTTCTCGGCGAGGACGGTCACCACGGGGGCGTATCGGTCGGCGTGCGCGGCGCGCAGCACCGCGATGACGGAGGAGGTCATGCCGCCGTCACCTCGCGGTCGGTGGAGTTGGCGGCCAGTGTGAGGTCGCGGTCGCGGGTTTCCGGTGCCATCGTCGAGGCGATCAGAACGGTCACGGCCATCACGATCATGTAGACGGCCACGGGGATCCACGAGCCGGAGAAGGCCGTGACGAGGGCCGCGCAGATCAGTGGTGCGACACCGCCCCCGAAGATCGAGGCGAATTCACGGCCGAGTGTGACGCCGGCGTAGCGGTAACGGGAGCCGAAGATTTCCGGGAAGTAGCTCATGGTGACGCCGACGGCGCCCTGGCAGGCCAGGATGAAGCCGACGATCATCGCCATCGTGATCAGCAGGTGTGAGCCGGTGTTCAGGGCCAGGAAGGTCGGCACCGGCAGGATGATCAGGGCGATCACGATCGAGATGTACACCGGCTTGCGGCCCACCCGGTCGGACAGACGACCGAACCCGTATGCCGCGATGCCGCCGCAGATGGCCCCGACCAGCAGCACCTTGGGAATGAACGTGGGGTCGACGTGCACGTCGTTCTTGAGGTACGACGCCATGAACACCTGGTACGTGTACGACTGCGCGCTGATGCCGATGGTCATGAACATGACGATGAATAGCGGCTTCTTGCCGTTCGCGAAGATCTCCTTCACCGGCGTCTTCGGAACCTGGTGCTGCTCCTTCAGTTCCTGGAACACCGGGCTCTCGTTGAGCTTGCGGCGAATGACGAACGCGGCGACCGTGACGAACAGACTGCTGATGAAGACGAGACGCCAACCCCAGGACATGAGCTGCTCTTCCGGCAGGAGCTGCGCTGCGATCCACGCGACTGCGCCGAGCGCCGTGCCCAGTGCGGCTCCCGTCATCACCAGGGCGGCGAGCCGACCTCGCCTGCCTATCTGCGCCGTCTCCGTCAGAAGGGTTGCACCACCGGACTGTTCGGCTCCCGCTCCGAACCCCTGGAAGAATCGGCATGCGACGAGGAGAGCGGGTGCGAGCAGCCCGACCTGACTGTAGGTGGGCAGCAGGCCGATACCCAGTGTCGCGCCGCCCATCAGCATCAGCGTCGCGACGAGCACCCACTTGCGGCCGAGACGTTCTCCGTACCGCGAGAAGAACAGGCCGCCGAGCGGCCGGGCGAGAAACCCGACGGCGTAGGCGCTGAAGCTCGCGAGGATGCCCGCCGCGGGCGAGATGTTCGGGAAGAACAGGGTGTTGAAGATCAGCGCCGAAGCGGTGCCGTAGATGACGAAGTCGTACTGCTCGAGCGTGGTGCCGATGAGCCCCGCCCACGCCGCCCGGCGGACCGCGGACGGGTCTGCCTGGGATGTACCGCCTGCGCGGCCGGGAGTTTTCGGGTTCACCGTGGGGTCGAGTGTAGTGTCCATGGATTCCTCCATTGGTGGTTCCCGGAATTGTCCGGGCAAGGGGTGAGGGAGTCAGATGGTCGCGCTGGACCGCAGCGACGTGATCGTCCGGAGGTCCGGGACCGGATCGGATGCTTCGCCTGCGGCGACTGCCGGCCCGTGACGGACGATGATGTCGACGAAGTCGGCGATTCGCGAGACGAACTCGGTGTGCGAAGCGAGAGTGCTGGGAAACAGACCTCCGTCGACGAAGACGGAGCGAACGAATTCGGTAGTGGACGCGGCGTTGTCGGCCATTCCTGCCAGGCGCGCTCGAGCGGGGTCGGTCATGGATCGTGCGTGGGGGCCGGGGTCGAACCCGGGCGGCGGGGCGATGCAGCAGAGGTATGCCGCGACTGTGAGAGAAAGGTACTGCGGGACAGTACCGCGGCGGAGGTGTTCGAGCGCGGGGATCGGGATGCGCTGCGCCAGTTTGACCGATCCGTCGGATCCGACCTGCGAGGTGCGGTGTCCCAGAGCGGTATTGGACCAACGCGAGAAGAGTTGCCGGATGTAGTCGTCCGTGTCCACCGATTCGGGAACGGTGACCGTCGGCAGGTACTCGTCGCAGAGGATGCGCCGCGCTGCGGCCTCGACGAACGGTTGCGCGACGGATTCGGGGATGGTGGCCCGCCCGTCGAGTGCGCCGAGGCAGGCGATGAGCGAATGCGTCCCGTTGAGCAGCCGGACCTTCATCAGCTCGTAGGGCTCGACGTCGTCGGTGAACAGCGCGCCACCGTGCTCCCAGGCGGGACGGCCGGCGGCGAACCGCTCCTCCATGACCCACATCGTGAACGGCTCCGCGGGGACGGCGATCGTGTCGCGCACGCCGAGGTGTGCCAGTGCCGTCTCGTTGTAGCGGTCCGAACCGGAGGGCACGATGCGGTCCACCATGGAGTTGGGGAACGTCACGGACGAGTCCATCCAGGACAGCAGGTCGTCGCGGAGAGTCGGCGCGAACGTGCCGACGAACTCGCGGACGAGTTTTTCGGTCTGACGCCCGTTGGACAGCAGGTTGTCGCAGCTGAGGATCGTGACCGGGGCGGCGTGTGTACTCGCCCGCAGGGCCAGTCCGCGGGCGATCTGCCCGATCGTGGTGCGGGGCGTCCGCACCTCGCGGAGGTCGCGGCGAACGGCGTCGGAGTCGAGGTCGAGGGAACCGGTCTCGGGTGACACCGTGTACCCGTGTTCGGTCACCGTGATCGTGACGATCTTCGTCGCCGGGTCCGCGATCGCGCGGACGACGGACTCCGGGTCCTGTTCGGCCACCAGGGTTCCGGTGTGCGAACCCGGGACGCTCACACGAGAACCGTCCGGCGAGATCTCGACGACGCCGTACAGGAGGTCCTGCGCGTTCATCGCATCGGCAACGGTACTCGAGCGGCTCGCCACACCGAGGATGCCCCACGGTCCGGGTTCGCGTTCCATCGCGAGCGCGGTGTACACCGCCTGGTGTGCGCGGTGGAAGTTGCCGAGGCCCAGGTGCACGATCCCGGTGCCTTCCGGCACCCGCCGGTGGATCAGTGCCGCGGCGGGAACGTTTCGGCGCGAGAGTGTCGGTTCGGACATGCTCGTCACCAATCCGTCATGGAGCCGTCACGGCGCCGGGCGACCGGGAGATAGGCCTGCTCGTACGGATGTTGCTCCGCGAGTTCCTCGTTCATGCTCACTCCGATGCCCGGAACGTCGCCGGGGGTGAGGTGCCCGTCCGAGAACGACCACGCGTGGGGGAAGACCTCGCTGACGAGCGGGTCGTAACCCATGTACTCCTGGATTCCGAAGTTCGGCGTCGCGAGCCCGAGGTGCAGACTCGCACCCAGGGAGATCGGCGAGACGTCCGACGGGCCGTGCGGGCCGCCACGAATCTGATACACCTCGGCGAGCGCGAAGATCTTGCGGACGTGGCTGATTCCTCCCGCGTGGACGATGGCCACGCGGATGAAGTCGATCAACTGTTCGGTGATCAGGTGCTGGCAGTCCCAGATCGTGTTGAAGACCTCCCCGATCGCCAGGGGTGTGGTGGTGTGGTTGCGCACCAGTCGCAGCGCGTCCTGGTTCTCGGCCGGCGTGACGTCCTCGAGCCAGAACAGGTCCACGTGTTCGACCGA
This genomic interval carries:
- a CDS encoding bifunctional 4-hydroxy-2-oxoglutarate aldolase/2-dehydro-3-deoxy-phosphogluconate aldolase, producing MTSSVIAVLRAAHADRYAPVVTVLAENGVRAVELTMSTPGTLESLNSIRRAAPDGVEIGVGTVTTVDQARAALDVGADYLVTPTTNLDVIATAVRAGVPIYPGGFTPTELWNGWHAGATAVKLFPASVVGPEYIGHLRGPFPDIQVVPSGGVGIEDVPAWFAAGAAAVSLGGPLIGDALRGGDLGQLAERCRRLADVVAELEVA
- a CDS encoding mannitol dehydrogenase family protein, with the protein product MSEPTLSRRNVPAAALIHRRVPEGTGIVHLGLGNFHRAHQAVYTALAMEREPGPWGILGVASRSSTVADAMNAQDLLYGVVEISPDGSRVSVPGSHTGTLVAEQDPESVVRAIADPATKIVTITVTEHGYTVSPETGSLDLDSDAVRRDLREVRTPRTTIGQIARGLALRASTHAAPVTILSCDNLLSNGRQTEKLVREFVGTFAPTLRDDLLSWMDSSVTFPNSMVDRIVPSGSDRYNETALAHLGVRDTIAVPAEPFTMWVMEERFAAGRPAWEHGGALFTDDVEPYELMKVRLLNGTHSLIACLGALDGRATIPESVAQPFVEAAARRILCDEYLPTVTVPESVDTDDYIRQLFSRWSNTALGHRTSQVGSDGSVKLAQRIPIPALEHLRRGTVPQYLSLTVAAYLCCIAPPPGFDPGPHARSMTDPARARLAGMADNAASTTEFVRSVFVDGGLFPSTLASHTEFVSRIADFVDIIVRHGPAVAAGEASDPVPDLRTITSLRSSATI
- a CDS encoding MFS transporter, giving the protein MDTTLDPTVNPKTPGRAGGTSQADPSAVRRAAWAGLIGTTLEQYDFVIYGTASALIFNTLFFPNISPAAGILASFSAYAVGFLARPLGGLFFSRYGERLGRKWVLVATLMLMGGATLGIGLLPTYSQVGLLAPALLVACRFFQGFGAGAEQSGGATLLTETAQIGRRGRLAALVMTGAALGTALGAVAWIAAQLLPEEQLMSWGWRLVFISSLFVTVAAFVIRRKLNESPVFQELKEQHQVPKTPVKEIFANGKKPLFIVMFMTIGISAQSYTYQVFMASYLKNDVHVDPTFIPKVLLVGAICGGIAAYGFGRLSDRVGRKPVYISIVIALIILPVPTFLALNTGSHLLITMAMIVGFILACQGAVGVTMSYFPEIFGSRYRYAGVTLGREFASIFGGGVAPLICAALVTAFSGSWIPVAVYMIVMAVTVLIASTMAPETRDRDLTLAANSTDREVTAA